From the Acidobacteriota bacterium genome, one window contains:
- a CDS encoding argininosuccinate synthase has translation MSDKKVVLAYSGGLDTACILKVLQERGYEVIAYVADVGQQDDFEEVGERALATGATKVYVENLRRDFVTEFIYPAIAGNAIYENRYLLGTALARPLIARRQVEIALAEKAGAVAHGATGKGNDQVRFELAYAALAPRLEIISPWKEGPFLERFKGRPDLLEFARERQIPVEATAEKPFSSDENLMHKSYEAGMLEDPLLAPPDDIFRLTRSPLDAPETPARLEIEFRDALPVAVRDLDQGAAWDDPLEMFVALNRLGGEHGVGRVDMVENRFVGIKSRGVYETPGGTILHHALRDLEGIAMDREVLRLRDSLSPKFSELIYNGFWFSPEMDFIRAAFAQAQRLIDGKVRLDLYKGGVHVLGRESPSSLYDQDLSSMDVEGGYDQKDARGFIRINALRLGAHQVIVGGADER, from the coding sequence ATGAGCGACAAAAAGGTAGTTCTCGCTTACAGCGGTGGCCTCGACACGGCCTGCATCCTGAAGGTGCTGCAGGAGCGTGGCTATGAGGTGATCGCCTATGTTGCCGATGTCGGACAGCAGGATGACTTCGAAGAGGTGGGCGAGCGCGCCCTGGCCACCGGGGCCACGAAGGTCTATGTCGAGAACCTGCGACGAGACTTCGTCACCGAGTTCATCTATCCGGCCATCGCCGGCAACGCCATCTACGAGAATCGTTACCTGCTGGGCACGGCCCTGGCGCGCCCTCTGATCGCGCGTCGGCAGGTCGAGATCGCACTCGCCGAGAAGGCCGGCGCGGTGGCCCACGGCGCCACCGGAAAAGGCAACGACCAGGTTCGTTTCGAGCTCGCCTATGCCGCCCTCGCCCCCCGTCTCGAGATCATCTCGCCGTGGAAAGAGGGGCCGTTCCTGGAGCGCTTCAAGGGCCGCCCGGACCTCCTCGAGTTCGCCCGCGAACGTCAGATTCCGGTGGAGGCGACGGCGGAGAAGCCCTTCAGCTCGGACGAGAACCTGATGCACAAGAGCTACGAGGCGGGCATGCTGGAGGATCCGCTGCTGGCGCCGCCGGACGACATCTTCCGCCTTACCCGCTCACCCCTCGACGCTCCGGAGACGCCGGCGCGGCTCGAGATCGAGTTCCGGGACGCCCTGCCGGTCGCGGTGCGGGACCTCGACCAGGGTGCCGCCTGGGACGATCCGCTGGAGATGTTCGTGGCCCTCAACCGCCTCGGCGGCGAGCACGGCGTCGGCCGCGTCGACATGGTCGAGAACCGCTTCGTCGGCATCAAGTCGCGTGGCGTCTACGAAACCCCCGGCGGCACAATCCTTCATCACGCCCTGCGCGATCTCGAGGGCATCGCCATGGATCGCGAGGTGCTGCGCCTGCGCGACTCCCTGTCGCCCAAGTTCTCGGAGCTGATCTACAACGGCTTCTGGTTCAGTCCTGAGATGGACTTCATCCGGGCCGCCTTCGCCCAGGCCCAGCGATTGATCGACGGCAAGGTGCGCCTCGACCTCTACAAAGGCGGCGTTCATGTGCTCGGCCGCGAGTCCCCGAGCTCCCTCTACGACC